In one window of Bos mutus isolate GX-2022 chromosome 13, NWIPB_WYAK_1.1, whole genome shotgun sequence DNA:
- the BAMBI gene encoding BMP and activin membrane-bound inhibitor homolog, which yields MDRHSSYIFIWLQLELCAMAVLLTKGEIRCYCDAAHCVATGYMCKSELSACFSRLLDPQNTNSPLTHGCLDSLASTADICQARQARNHSGSPLPSLECCHEDMCNYRGLQDVLTPPKGEASGQGNRYQHDGNRNLITKVQELTSSKELWFRAAVIAVPIAGGLILVLLIMLALRMLRSENKRLQEQRQQMLSRLHYSFHGHHSKKGQVAKLDLECMVPVSGHENCCLTCDKMRQADLSHDRILSLVHWGMYSGHGKLEFV from the exons ATGGATCGCCACTCCAGCTACATCTTCATCTGGCTGCAGCTTGAACTCTGCGCCATGGCGGTCCTGCTCACCAAAG GTGAAATCAGATGCTACTGTGATGCAGCCCACTGCGTGGCTACTGGTTACATGTGTAAATCTGAGCTGAGCGCCTGCTTCTCCAGACTTCTGGATCCTCAGAACACCAATTCCCCGCTCACCCATGGCTGCCTGGACTCCCTGGCAAGCACAGCGGACATCTGCCAAGCCAGACAGGCTCGCAACCACTCCGGCAGCCCCTTGCCCTCTTTGGAGTGCTGTCACGAAGACATGTGCAACTATAGGGGGCTACAGGATGTCCTCACCCCGCCCAAGGGGGAGGCCTCAG GACAAGGGAACAGGTATCAGCACGATGGTAACAGAAACCTCATCACCAAAGTGCAGGAGCTGACGTCCTCCAAAGAGCTGTGGTTCCGGGCAGCAGTGATCGCAGTTCCCATCGCTGGGGGGCTGATCCTGGTGTTGCTAATTATGCTGGCCCTGAGGATGCTGCGGAGCGAGAACAAGAGGCTGCAGGAGCAGCGGCAGCAGATGCTCTCACGTTTGCACTACAGCTTCCATGGACACCACTCCAAAAAGGGGCAGGTGGCGAAGTTGGACTTGGAGTGCATGGTGCCCGTGAGTGGCCATGAGAACTGCTGTCTGACCTGCGATAAGATGAGACAAGCCGACCTCAGCCACGACCGCATCCTGTCGCTTGTGCACTGGGGCATGTACAGCGGGCACGGGAAGCTGGAGTTCGTATGA